A genomic segment from Myxococcota bacterium encodes:
- the tssI gene encoding type VI secretion system tip protein TssI/VgrG, which produces MALSTKNRTCRVHAPNGDDVFQLVSLSGTERISGLYELDLVLASEDVDVKLDALVGQPLAVEVALGTGERFFHGIVASFGLASAGGDRVEYRAKLVPWPWLLGRSADCRIFQQKSVLDIAKEVFDALDLTDYRIDADAGSYPALEYTVQYRETDLDFVSRLLEEHGIGFYFEHEKSKHTLVLFDASDQNPDCPVHAKASYVGEEAEQTPGIVTRWNARLDLRSGACALQDYNFEDPSVDLMATQPTTKPVGGNDRLEVYEYPGSHQSTSEGSARARRRIEAEEAAAQVVDGASTCHDFSPGYRFELRGHDRKDFAGRYLLREVRHALEPDAGGSAYRNEFVCMPASVRYRPLATTPRPRIHGAQTAVVVGEAGREIDVDDYGSVYLRFHWDRRKEDLPSPTCRVRVAQHWAGKEWGAYFAPRIGQEVIVEFLDGDPARPLVTGRVYNGQNKPPYANPEEGGIKSRSTKEGGADEFNEIRLVDSKGSELFFVQAQRDWQANVKNDALEEVGRDRTRKVVNDEKVEIGNDRTVDVKNDHTEKVGRNEKLEVGEDRSRSVTGNEDVAVRKAQRISVDEKRTLTVGKAHEITIRDDQGEVVEGKYDLDVRKAWSGRAKTISFEAADEVRIRTGSAEIVMKKNGDITISGKKINVKGTGDVILEGKSIKQN; this is translated from the coding sequence ATGGCGCTCAGCACGAAGAACCGCACCTGTCGCGTCCACGCGCCGAACGGCGACGACGTGTTCCAGCTGGTCTCGCTCTCGGGCACCGAGCGCATCTCGGGGCTCTACGAGCTCGACCTCGTGCTCGCCTCCGAGGACGTCGACGTGAAGCTCGACGCACTCGTCGGCCAGCCGCTCGCCGTCGAGGTCGCGCTCGGCACCGGCGAGCGCTTCTTCCACGGCATCGTCGCGAGCTTCGGGCTCGCGAGCGCGGGCGGCGACCGCGTCGAGTACCGCGCGAAGCTCGTGCCGTGGCCGTGGCTGCTCGGACGCAGCGCGGACTGCCGGATCTTCCAGCAGAAGTCCGTGCTCGACATCGCGAAGGAGGTCTTCGACGCGCTCGACCTCACCGACTACCGCATCGACGCCGACGCCGGGAGCTATCCCGCGCTCGAGTACACGGTGCAGTACCGCGAGACCGACCTCGACTTCGTGTCGCGCCTGCTCGAGGAGCACGGCATCGGCTTCTACTTCGAGCACGAGAAGAGCAAGCACACGCTCGTGCTCTTCGACGCCTCCGACCAGAACCCGGATTGCCCCGTGCACGCGAAGGCGTCGTACGTCGGCGAGGAGGCCGAGCAGACGCCCGGCATCGTGACGCGCTGGAACGCACGGCTCGACCTGCGCAGCGGCGCGTGCGCCCTCCAGGACTACAACTTCGAGGATCCGAGCGTCGACCTGATGGCGACGCAGCCGACGACGAAGCCCGTCGGCGGCAACGATCGGCTCGAGGTCTACGAGTACCCGGGCTCGCACCAGAGCACGTCCGAGGGCAGCGCGCGCGCGCGGCGTCGGATCGAGGCGGAGGAGGCGGCGGCGCAGGTCGTCGACGGCGCGAGCACGTGCCACGACTTCTCGCCGGGCTACCGCTTCGAGCTGCGCGGCCACGACCGCAAGGACTTCGCCGGCCGCTACCTGCTGCGCGAGGTGCGACACGCGCTCGAGCCCGACGCCGGCGGGTCCGCCTATCGCAACGAGTTCGTCTGCATGCCGGCGTCGGTGCGCTACCGCCCGCTCGCGACGACGCCGCGCCCGCGCATCCACGGCGCACAGACGGCGGTCGTCGTCGGCGAGGCCGGGCGCGAGATCGACGTCGACGACTACGGCTCGGTCTACCTGCGCTTCCACTGGGACCGGCGCAAGGAGGACCTCCCGAGCCCGACCTGCCGCGTGCGCGTCGCCCAGCACTGGGCCGGCAAGGAGTGGGGCGCCTACTTCGCGCCGCGCATCGGGCAGGAGGTGATCGTCGAGTTCCTCGACGGCGATCCCGCCCGGCCGCTCGTCACCGGCCGCGTCTACAACGGCCAGAACAAGCCGCCCTACGCGAACCCCGAAGAGGGCGGCATCAAGAGCCGCAGCACGAAGGAGGGCGGGGCGGACGAGTTCAACGAGATCCGCCTCGTCGACAGCAAGGGCAGCGAGCTCTTCTTCGTGCAGGCGCAGCGGGACTGGCAGGCGAACGTCAAGAACGACGCGCTCGAAGAGGTGGGCCGCGACCGCACGCGCAAGGTCGTCAACGACGAGAAGGTCGAGATCGGGAACGACCGCACCGTCGACGTCAAGAACGACCACACCGAGAAGGTCGGCCGCAACGAGAAGCTCGAGGTCGGCGAGGACCGCTCGCGCTCCGTCACCGGCAACGAGGACGTCGCGGTCCGCAAGGCCCAGCGCATCTCCGTGGACGAGAAGCGCACGCTCACCGTCGGGAAGGCGCACGAGATCACGATCCGCGACGACCAGGGCGAGGTGGTCGAGGGCAAGTACGACCTCGACGTGCGCAAGGCGTGGTCGGGGCGCGCGAAGACGATCTCGTTCGAGGCCGCCGACGAGGTGCGCATCCGCACGGGCTCCGCGGAGATCGTCATGAAGAAGAACGGCGACATCACGATCAGCGGCAAGAAGATCAACGTCAAGGGGACGGGAGATGTCATCCTCGAAGGCAAGTCGATCAAGCAGAACTAG
- a CDS encoding DUF6484 domain-containing protein: MARVVAIDEAGAPVVALGVAGGVARVAARATIAVAAGDVGRDAVVAFEDGDRARPIVTGLLVAPAGDAASCAPTARAASPPRRVEIEAADELVLRCGAASVELRADGRIVILGGYVVSRATGAHRIQGGSVQIN, translated from the coding sequence GTGGCCCGCGTCGTCGCGATCGACGAGGCGGGCGCCCCCGTCGTCGCGCTCGGCGTCGCGGGCGGTGTCGCGCGCGTCGCGGCGCGCGCGACGATCGCCGTCGCGGCCGGCGACGTCGGGCGCGACGCCGTCGTCGCGTTCGAGGACGGAGACCGCGCGCGCCCGATCGTCACCGGCCTGCTCGTCGCGCCGGCGGGCGACGCCGCCTCGTGCGCGCCGACCGCGCGCGCCGCGTCGCCGCCGCGGCGCGTCGAGATCGAGGCCGCCGACGAGCTCGTGCTCCGCTGCGGCGCGGCGAGCGTCGAGCTCCGCGCCGACGGCCGCATCGTGATCCTCGGCGGCTACGTCGTGAGTCGCGCGACGGGCGCGCACCGGATCCAGGGCGGATCGGTCCAGATCAACTAG